In Lacrimispora indolis DSM 755, a genomic segment contains:
- a CDS encoding carbohydrate ABC transporter permease, with protein MVKSQKTKVMDYLIAAVCGLIIIICLLPVIHVAARSVSSPEALIRKEVLLLPKGLNFDAYVKVLGDSKYIWSLCFTAILTIVCTFVSMCMTIFCAYPFVYKDLRGRKVFNTLIIFTMYFNAGTIPNYLLLKDMGLLENPLVLILPNCLSVFNVIIMKSFFYEIPESLREAAQIEGCGVLRTLWYVYLPLSKPVMATLSLFYAVGRWNGFSDALMFITRRRELFPIQLLLYNLLKNVSSIEAVSEGFTAPGVSESVKAATVMLAMVPILVVYPFLQKYFISGVTLGGVKG; from the coding sequence GTGGTAAAAAGCCAAAAAACAAAAGTTATGGATTATCTTATCGCCGCTGTCTGCGGCCTGATTATTATCATCTGCCTGCTACCGGTTATCCATGTGGCGGCGCGTTCAGTCAGTTCTCCTGAGGCGCTTATCAGAAAAGAAGTACTGCTGCTGCCGAAAGGACTTAATTTTGATGCATACGTCAAGGTCCTGGGCGACTCGAAATACATCTGGTCTCTGTGCTTTACCGCAATCCTGACCATTGTCTGTACCTTTGTCAGCATGTGCATGACAATCTTTTGCGCTTATCCTTTTGTCTACAAAGACTTAAGAGGGCGAAAGGTTTTTAATACTCTGATTATTTTTACGATGTACTTCAACGCTGGGACCATTCCGAACTATCTGCTTTTAAAAGATATGGGACTGTTGGAAAATCCGCTGGTATTAATACTTCCGAACTGCCTGAGTGTCTTTAATGTTATTATTATGAAGAGTTTTTTCTATGAAATTCCTGAGAGCCTGCGGGAGGCGGCGCAGATAGAGGGGTGCGGGGTGCTGCGCACGTTATGGTATGTATACCTGCCGCTGTCCAAACCAGTCATGGCGACGCTGTCTCTTTTTTATGCCGTGGGTCGCTGGAATGGTTTCTCCGATGCCCTGATGTTTATCACTCGCCGCCGGGAACTGTTTCCCATACAGCTTCTCTTATATAATCTGCTGAAAAATGTGTCATCAATAGAAGCGGTCTCAGAAGGCTTCACGGCGCCGGGAGTTTCTGAGTCTGTGAAGGCTGCCACTGTGATGCTCGCTATGGTACCAATCTTAGTGGTCTATCCGTTTTTGCAGAAATACTTCATCTCCGGTGTCACATTAGGAGGCGTGAAGGGTTAA
- a CDS encoding ABC transporter permease: MTKDRAVRSGQMYLYLKRYWGLYLLLLLPIAYFIVFKYIPMTYIQIAFKKYNIMQSVWEMESAKQGGFEYFIKAFANRDFFYAVRNTLLLNFLDLLCGFPAPVILALLLNELAFKKFKRLTQTVVYMPHFLSWIIISGIALQLFAPTDGLVNNIITATGGQPIHFLDDPAHWVVMYVILGIWQSVGWNTIIYLAAITGVNPELYEAASIDGANRLTRIWHITLPSIKPTIIVLLIMNLGRILGSEFDRPYALGNNLVTSVDNVIATFVYTNGIRGSQFSLTTAVGLFQSVICVIFLLVSNSLAEKFGEQGVW; encoded by the coding sequence ATGACTAAGGATAGAGCTGTAAGATCGGGGCAAATGTACCTGTATTTAAAAAGGTACTGGGGGCTTTACTTATTGTTGCTGTTGCCGATTGCATATTTTATCGTTTTTAAATACATACCCATGACTTACATCCAGATCGCTTTCAAAAAGTATAACATAATGCAAAGTGTATGGGAGATGGAAAGCGCGAAACAAGGAGGATTTGAATATTTTATCAAGGCATTTGCCAATCGGGATTTCTTTTATGCGGTACGTAACACGCTGCTCCTTAACTTCTTAGATTTGCTTTGCGGATTTCCGGCGCCGGTTATCCTGGCACTTTTGCTAAATGAGCTGGCTTTTAAGAAATTCAAGCGCCTGACGCAGACCGTGGTTTATATGCCGCATTTCCTGTCATGGATTATTATTTCCGGCATAGCACTTCAGCTCTTTGCCCCTACTGACGGTCTGGTAAATAATATCATCACCGCCACAGGAGGCCAGCCGATCCATTTCCTTGATGATCCTGCCCATTGGGTGGTTATGTACGTGATATTGGGAATCTGGCAGAGCGTAGGCTGGAATACAATCATTTATCTGGCGGCCATTACAGGTGTTAATCCTGAACTGTATGAAGCGGCGTCTATCGACGGTGCGAACCGCCTGACTCGGATCTGGCACATTACGCTGCCCAGCATCAAACCAACCATTATTGTACTGTTGATCATGAATTTAGGCCGTATCTTAGGCAGTGAGTTTGACCGGCCCTACGCCTTAGGGAACAATCTGGTGACAAGTGTGGACAATGTAATCGCAACCTTTGTTTATACCAACGGCATACGCGGTTCGCAGTTTTCCCTGACCACTGCTGTTGGACTCTTCCAGTCTGTGATCTGTGTTATCTTCCTGCTGGTTTCTAACTCTCTGGCTGAAAAATTTGGTGAGCAAGGGGTCTGGTAA
- the trmL gene encoding tRNA (uridine(34)/cytosine(34)/5-carboxymethylaminomethyluridine(34)-2'-O)-methyltransferase TrmL: MNIVLLEPEMPANTGNIGRTCVATGTKLHLIEPLGFKLNDKLIKRAGLDYWDKLDVTVYSDYQDFLDRNPGARIYMATTKGLHVYSEVEYEPDCFLMFGKESAGIPEEILLENQDRCVRIPMWGDIRSLNLSNSVSVVLYEALRQNGFERMTMTGELHHLQWKE, encoded by the coding sequence ATGAATATTGTATTATTGGAACCGGAAATGCCAGCCAATACGGGAAATATCGGACGGACCTGCGTAGCAACGGGCACAAAGCTGCATTTGATTGAACCTTTGGGCTTTAAGCTCAATGACAAGCTGATCAAGCGTGCCGGGCTGGATTACTGGGATAAGCTTGATGTGACCGTGTACAGCGATTATCAGGACTTTCTGGACAGGAATCCAGGTGCCAGGATTTATATGGCAACGACAAAGGGGCTTCATGTGTATTCAGAGGTGGAATATGAACCGGACTGCTTTCTGATGTTTGGAAAAGAGAGCGCCGGGATCCCGGAAGAGATCCTTTTGGAAAATCAGGACCGCTGTGTCAGGATTCCCATGTGGGGAGATATCAGGTCCTTAAATTTATCCAATTCTGTTTCCGTTGTTTTGTATGAGGCCTTAAGGCAGAACGGATTTGAACGCATGACCATGACGGGTGAACTTCATCACCTTCAGTGGAAGGAATAA
- a CDS encoding aminotransferase class I/II-fold pyridoxal phosphate-dependent enzyme — MRNPLSDRIVEIPPSGIRKFFDIVSEMKDAISLGVGEPDFDTPWHIREEGIYSLEKGRTFYTSNAGLKELKVEICSYLSRRFAVTYDPDHEVMVTVGGSEAIDIALRAMLNPGDEVLIPQPSYVSYVPCSILANGVPVIIDLEAKDQFKLTPEKLLEKITSKTKVLVLPFPNNPTGAVMKAEELEEIVKIVIEKDLFVISDEIYAELTYGSDHTTIASFPGMRDRTVLINGFSKSYAMTGWRLGYTAAPRVILEQMLKIHQFAIMCAPTTSQYAAVAALREGDKDVQMMRESYNQRRRYLMHAFQEMGMECFEPYGAFYTFPSIKRFGMTSDEFATRLLREEKVAVVPGTAFGDCGEGYLRISYAYSLDNLKEALNRMERFVKRLEEKA; from the coding sequence GTGAGAAATCCATTATCAGATCGAATCGTAGAGATTCCGCCTTCCGGGATCCGCAAGTTTTTTGATATCGTCAGTGAAATGAAGGATGCCATTTCTCTGGGCGTCGGAGAGCCTGATTTTGACACACCATGGCACATCCGGGAGGAGGGGATTTATTCCCTGGAAAAGGGCCGCACCTTTTATACTTCCAATGCAGGGTTAAAAGAACTGAAAGTGGAAATATGCAGCTATTTAAGCCGGCGCTTTGCGGTTACATATGATCCGGACCATGAAGTCATGGTAACAGTGGGCGGCAGCGAGGCCATTGATATTGCCCTTCGGGCCATGTTAAACCCGGGGGATGAGGTGCTGATCCCGCAGCCCAGCTATGTTTCCTACGTTCCCTGCAGCATTCTGGCAAACGGCGTTCCGGTCATCATTGATCTGGAAGCAAAGGATCAGTTTAAGCTGACCCCTGAAAAGCTGCTTGAGAAGATCACTTCAAAGACCAAGGTACTGGTGCTTCCCTTCCCTAACAACCCTACGGGGGCTGTTATGAAGGCCGAAGAGCTGGAGGAGATCGTTAAAATCGTAATAGAGAAGGATTTATTTGTAATATCAGATGAGATCTATGCAGAGCTCACCTACGGAAGTGATCATACCACCATTGCTTCATTTCCGGGGATGAGAGACAGGACTGTGCTCATTAACGGTTTTTCAAAATCCTACGCAATGACAGGCTGGCGTCTTGGCTATACTGCCGCTCCCAGGGTGATCTTGGAGCAGATGTTAAAAATCCACCAGTTTGCCATCATGTGCGCGCCGACCACCAGCCAGTATGCTGCGGTAGCGGCCCTGCGTGAAGGAGATAAGGATGTCCAGATGATGAGGGAATCCTATAACCAGAGGCGCCGTTATTTAATGCATGCGTTTCAGGAAATGGGTATGGAGTGCTTTGAGCCTTATGGTGCATTTTATACCTTCCCCTCCATCAAACGGTTTGGCATGACCTCTGATGAGTTTGCCACCAGGCTTCTTCGGGAAGAAAAGGTGGCGGTAGTGCCGGGTACTGCTTTTGGAGACTGCGGAGAAGGATACTTACGCATTTCCTATGCATACTCCTTAGATAATCTCAAGGAGGCATTAAACCGCATGGAGAGATTTGTTAAAAGACTGGAGGAAAAAGCGTAA
- a CDS encoding Lrp/AsnC family transcriptional regulator, with product MREKILAIIEKNSRIDLKDLAILLGESEAAIANEIAEMEKEHIICGYHTLINWDNTSDEKVVALIEVKVTPQRGMGFDKIAERIYQYSEVNAVYLMSGAFDFTVFIEGKTMRQVAQFVSERLSPMESVLSTATHFVLKKYKDHGTVLAEVTTDERMLITP from the coding sequence ATGAGAGAAAAGATATTGGCAATTATCGAAAAAAACAGCAGGATTGATTTAAAGGATCTGGCGATTCTTTTAGGTGAAAGTGAGGCCGCCATTGCCAATGAAATCGCTGAAATGGAAAAAGAACATATCATATGCGGTTACCATACCCTGATTAACTGGGATAATACCAGCGACGAAAAGGTCGTGGCGCTGATCGAGGTCAAGGTGACTCCCCAGAGAGGCATGGGCTTTGACAAGATCGCGGAACGCATTTATCAGTACAGTGAGGTAAACGCCGTTTATCTCATGTCCGGCGCTTTTGATTTTACGGTTTTCATAGAAGGAAAAACCATGAGGCAGGTAGCACAGTTTGTATCGGAAAGGCTTTCTCCCATGGAATCAGTATTGAGCACTGCAACCCATTTTGTCTTAAAGAAATACAAGGACCATGGAACTGTTCTTGCTGAAGTGACAACCGATGAAAGGATGTTGATTACGCCGTGA
- a CDS encoding AIR synthase-related protein — protein sequence MRWIERENAGTLRPGQDLVVAGYAGLWGTVETVKNKKEELYQWFSRDYVDGILENGNIVPDGDLEKWKKFGAAECEPAGEGGILKALWDLSGAYMTGIRFSFHRIPVKQETIEICERYDLNPYRLFSTGCLLFSADNGGDLVQALKEQGIHAAVIGKVTGGIKRVIDHGEGVGYLDRPTEDELYKVLAHKKETPCGHTSMSKKHGQ from the coding sequence ATGAGATGGATTGAAAGGGAAAACGCCGGAACCTTAAGACCAGGGCAGGATCTTGTTGTTGCAGGATATGCCGGTCTTTGGGGAACGGTAGAAACCGTAAAAAATAAAAAAGAAGAATTGTATCAATGGTTTTCCAGAGATTATGTGGACGGTATTTTGGAAAACGGGAACATTGTGCCGGATGGTGACCTGGAAAAGTGGAAAAAATTTGGTGCGGCGGAATGTGAACCTGCAGGTGAGGGCGGAATCTTAAAGGCTCTTTGGGATTTGTCCGGTGCTTACATGACAGGAATCCGGTTTTCTTTCCACAGGATTCCCGTGAAACAGGAAACCATTGAGATTTGTGAGCGGTACGATCTAAATCCGTACCGCCTTTTCTCAACAGGCTGTCTGCTTTTTTCGGCGGATAACGGAGGGGATCTGGTACAGGCTTTAAAAGAGCAGGGGATCCATGCCGCTGTGATCGGGAAAGTGACAGGAGGCATCAAAAGGGTCATTGACCACGGGGAAGGTGTCGGTTATCTTGACCGCCCCACAGAGGATGAGCTTTACAAGGTCTTGGCACATAAAAAGGAAACGCCCTGCGGGCATACCTCTATGTCCAAAAAGCATGGACAATAA
- a CDS encoding VanW family protein — MKKKTLSMSLAAIILAAGIGFLSPTHVMADTLPDGIYVGEYNLGGMTEEEASQKIQELVNEMENQKITLIVDGQPVETVARELGFHWSNPEAVNQAASSWQGGNLIKRYLNKKDIEQNHVIIPLETALDDGRVGAFVAEKCAQAMIEPKNATIVRDKGAFIVTPSAIGKTVDVAATKQALDAALANGLKEPVTATAVVTEVKPAIATEDLSTINDVLGTFSTSFSTSGASRSKNLQVGAGKINGRVLMPGETLSGYECMHPFTLENGYATASAYENGQVVDSIGGGVCQIATTLYNAVLRAELEVAQRQNHSMVVGYVKPSEDAAIAGTYKDIKFTNNYSTPIYVEGYTNGKTLTFTIYGKETRPANRTFEFVSETLSVTDPGAPKEVVDPAMPPGSRKQVQSAHKGMKSRLWKIVYVDGVEQSRELLHTDTYNPSKAIIKVGPAAPAVAVPSETPGVPAETPPVVMPPETAPAETGNPGPGTVQMPGEVSPEAGPGV, encoded by the coding sequence ATGAAAAAGAAAACTTTGTCCATGAGCCTGGCTGCAATTATATTAGCGGCGGGAATTGGATTTCTCTCTCCCACCCATGTCATGGCTGATACCCTGCCGGACGGGATATATGTGGGAGAATACAATCTGGGAGGTATGACAGAAGAAGAAGCCAGCCAAAAGATCCAGGAGCTGGTAAATGAGATGGAAAATCAGAAAATAACGTTGATTGTTGACGGACAGCCGGTAGAAACCGTGGCAAGAGAGCTGGGTTTTCACTGGAGCAATCCCGAGGCTGTAAACCAGGCCGCTTCATCCTGGCAGGGAGGCAACTTAATCAAACGGTATTTGAATAAAAAGGATATTGAGCAGAACCATGTGATCATTCCTCTGGAAACGGCCCTTGACGACGGAAGGGTGGGAGCTTTTGTTGCGGAAAAATGTGCACAGGCCATGATTGAACCAAAGAACGCTACCATTGTCCGTGACAAAGGGGCATTTATTGTGACGCCTTCAGCCATTGGAAAAACCGTGGATGTGGCGGCTACCAAGCAGGCTTTGGATGCGGCCCTTGCCAATGGGCTTAAGGAGCCGGTAACGGCTACTGCAGTGGTTACAGAGGTGAAGCCTGCAATCGCCACGGAAGATTTATCCACCATAAATGATGTGCTTGGAACCTTTTCCACCAGCTTTTCCACCAGCGGCGCTTCCAGATCCAAAAATCTGCAGGTGGGAGCCGGTAAGATCAACGGCCGCGTGCTGATGCCCGGGGAAACCTTGTCAGGCTACGAATGCATGCATCCCTTTACCCTGGAAAATGGTTATGCCACGGCATCAGCTTATGAGAACGGCCAGGTGGTGGACAGCATAGGCGGAGGCGTTTGCCAGATCGCCACCACTCTTTATAATGCCGTACTCAGGGCAGAGCTGGAAGTTGCACAGAGGCAGAACCACTCCATGGTGGTAGGATATGTAAAGCCCTCTGAGGATGCAGCCATTGCAGGTACGTATAAGGATATTAAATTTACCAACAATTACAGCACGCCCATTTACGTTGAGGGCTATACTAACGGGAAAACTCTTACCTTTACCATCTATGGAAAAGAGACCAGGCCTGCAAACCGGACCTTTGAGTTTGTTTCCGAGACCTTAAGCGTAACAGATCCGGGTGCACCCAAGGAAGTGGTGGATCCCGCCATGCCGCCGGGAAGCAGAAAGCAGGTTCAGTCCGCGCACAAGGGAATGAAGTCCAGGCTGTGGAAGATCGTTTATGTGGATGGCGTGGAACAGAGCAGAGAGCTCCTTCACACGGATACCTATAACCCATCAAAAGCCATTATTAAAGTCGGTCCTGCCGCGCCGGCAGTAGCCGTGCCGTCAGAGACTCCCGGGGTTCCGGCAGAAACACCGCCGGTGGTAATGCCCCCTGAAACAGCTCCGGCAGAGACTGGGAATCCGGGGCCGGGAACGGTCCAGATGCCGGGTGAGGTTTCACCTGAGGCAGGACCGGGAGTGTAG
- a CDS encoding 3'-5' exonuclease has protein sequence MVSSYIAVDLETTGLDPKQDKIIEIGAVKVVDGQIRESYETFVNPYRKLDIRVIMLTGINDRQLEASPGIGEVLGGFLKFAEGLPILGHHVIFDYSFLKRAAINEGRSFERQGIDTLKLARKFMPPDEKKNLAAACEYFGIAQTLCHRALADAKAAHGLYQEMAKRYGEESPEAFGSQALIYKAKKEQPASKRQKEHLQDLLKYHKIVLSVQTEHLSRNEISRITDKIIAQYGRI, from the coding sequence TTGGTATCATCCTATATTGCCGTAGATTTGGAAACCACCGGCCTTGATCCTAAGCAGGATAAGATCATTGAAATCGGAGCAGTGAAGGTGGTGGATGGACAGATAAGGGAAAGCTACGAGACCTTTGTGAATCCTTACAGAAAGCTGGATATCCGGGTGATCATGCTTACCGGCATCAACGACCGCCAGCTGGAGGCTTCTCCGGGGATCGGAGAGGTGCTCGGCGGGTTTCTGAAATTCGCAGAAGGCTTACCCATCCTTGGACATCATGTAATTTTTGATTACAGTTTTTTAAAGCGTGCCGCCATCAATGAAGGTCGCAGCTTTGAGCGCCAGGGAATCGACACCCTTAAGCTTGCCAGAAAATTTATGCCCCCTGATGAGAAAAAGAATTTGGCGGCGGCCTGCGAATATTTTGGGATCGCCCAGACTTTATGTCACCGGGCTCTTGCAGATGCAAAAGCAGCCCATGGGCTTTATCAGGAAATGGCAAAACGGTACGGAGAGGAATCGCCGGAAGCTTTTGGCTCTCAGGCTTTGATTTATAAGGCAAAAAAGGAACAACCGGCCTCAAAAAGGCAAAAAGAACACTTGCAGGATTTATTAAAATATCATAAAATAGTTTTATCTGTGCAAACGGAACATTTGTCCAGAAATGAAATATCAAGAATTACGGATAAAATCATAGCACAGTATGGAAGAATATAA
- the nth gene encoding endonuclease III: MAKRETKAERQARVLKVLEALDREYGTDYICYLNHENPWQLLIAVILSAQCTDARVNMVTPDLFRKYDSPMKFAQADLKELEKDIHSLGFYHMKAKNIISCCQDLVEKFGGEVPRTMEELTSLAGVGRKTANVILGNVYNEPSIVVDTHVKRISRKLGFAKEEDPEKIEYELMKVLPREHWILWNIQIITLGRSICVARNPKCCQCFLQTLCPSAGAQSQKKEA; this comes from the coding sequence ATGGCAAAGAGAGAGACAAAAGCAGAGCGGCAGGCCCGGGTATTAAAGGTGCTTGAGGCCCTTGACCGGGAATATGGAACGGATTATATATGTTATTTAAACCATGAAAATCCATGGCAGCTCTTGATAGCGGTTATTTTAAGCGCCCAGTGCACCGATGCCAGGGTGAACATGGTGACACCGGACTTGTTCCGGAAATACGATTCTCCAATGAAATTTGCCCAGGCGGATTTAAAGGAATTGGAGAAGGATATCCATTCTCTTGGTTTTTATCATATGAAAGCAAAAAACATCATATCCTGCTGCCAGGATCTGGTGGAAAAATTCGGAGGCGAGGTTCCGCGTACAATGGAGGAACTGACCTCCCTTGCAGGAGTGGGCCGGAAAACCGCCAATGTGATCCTGGGAAATGTGTACAACGAACCCAGCATTGTGGTGGATACCCATGTAAAGCGGATTTCCAGAAAGCTGGGCTTTGCAAAAGAAGAAGATCCGGAGAAAATTGAGTATGAGCTGATGAAGGTACTTCCAAGGGAACACTGGATTTTGTGGAATATCCAGATTATTACTCTTGGCAGATCCATATGTGTAGCAAGAAATCCTAAGTGCTGCCAGTGCTTTTTGCAAACCCTCTGTCCCAGCGCTGGGGCGCAGTCACAGAAAAAGGAGGCTTAA
- a CDS encoding B12-binding domain-containing radical SAM protein — protein sequence MKFLLVALNAKYIHSNPAIYSLKAFAEAYVREPELEDGRFQIETQEYTINNQPDEILKDIFLRKPDAVGFSCYIWNISYVLELVRDLPKVLPHVEIWLGGPEVSYDASELLCREPQVYGIMMGEGEETFSEVVRCYIKQGRDAHKSDESCSFKNIDGTAVRNEAGTVVEKPKKAAVDMSSIPFLYKDLRGFENRIIYYESSRGCPFSCSYCLSSLDKSVRLRDTQLVLKELDVFLDKRVPQVKFVDRTFNCSRKHTLAIWRHIIEHDNGVTNFHFEISADLLNEEELELMSRMRKGLIQLEVGVQSTNPDTIKEIRRTMDLNRLKETVGKINSFGNIHQHLDLIAGLPWEDYQSFRNSFNQVYEMKPEQLQLGFLKVLKGSYMWEKAGEYGVKFKGLPPYEVLSTRWLDYGGILKLKGLEEMLEVYGNSGQFRTTLNELQKEFKTPFDMFEALAEYYDKQELSGISHSRMARYEILEGFISSLVPEKRSLYRDLLVYDLYLRENLKSRPPFAADQEPFKDQVRAFFEAEAAGYRYLKEGYEGYEARQLIKMAHVEVFRDGRAVLFDYKRRDALSHNAAAYELGVWRKAERETSFSR from the coding sequence ATGAAATTTCTATTGGTGGCGCTTAACGCCAAGTACATCCATTCCAATCCCGCCATTTACAGCTTAAAGGCTTTTGCAGAGGCCTATGTAAGGGAGCCGGAACTGGAGGATGGAAGGTTTCAGATTGAGACTCAGGAATATACCATTAACAATCAGCCCGATGAGATCTTAAAGGATATTTTCTTAAGGAAGCCGGATGCCGTGGGATTCTCCTGTTACATCTGGAATATTTCCTATGTATTAGAGCTGGTCCGGGACCTTCCGAAGGTTCTCCCTCATGTGGAGATCTGGCTGGGAGGTCCCGAGGTGTCTTATGATGCTTCTGAACTCCTTTGCCGGGAACCCCAGGTTTATGGGATCATGATGGGGGAAGGGGAGGAAACCTTTTCGGAGGTGGTGCGGTGCTATATAAAACAGGGCAGGGATGCTCATAAAAGCGACGAAAGCTGTTCCTTTAAAAACATAGATGGCACTGCTGTAAGGAATGAGGCAGGAACTGTGGTGGAAAAACCCAAAAAGGCAGCAGTTGACATGAGTTCCATCCCCTTTCTTTACAAAGATTTAAGAGGGTTTGAGAACCGCATTATTTATTATGAAAGCAGCCGCGGCTGTCCCTTTTCCTGCAGCTACTGCCTTTCTTCTCTGGATAAGTCCGTGCGGCTGCGGGATACGCAGCTGGTGCTGAAGGAGCTGGATGTGTTTCTTGATAAAAGGGTCCCTCAGGTGAAATTTGTGGACAGGACCTTTAATTGCAGCAGAAAGCATACCTTGGCGATCTGGCGTCATATCATTGAGCATGACAATGGGGTAACCAATTTTCATTTTGAGATTTCCGCAGATCTTTTAAATGAGGAGGAGCTGGAGCTCATGTCCCGTATGAGGAAGGGGCTGATCCAGCTTGAGGTTGGAGTTCAGAGCACCAATCCGGATACCATTAAGGAGATCCGCAGAACCATGGATTTAAACCGCTTAAAGGAAACGGTCGGAAAAATCAACAGTTTCGGAAACATCCATCAGCACCTGGACTTAATCGCAGGACTTCCCTGGGAGGATTACCAAAGCTTCCGGAATTCCTTTAACCAGGTTTATGAGATGAAGCCGGAGCAGCTTCAGCTTGGATTCTTAAAGGTATTAAAAGGCTCTTACATGTGGGAAAAGGCGGGGGAATACGGGGTTAAGTTTAAAGGTCTGCCGCCCTATGAGGTGCTGTCTACCAGATGGCTGGATTACGGAGGGATTTTAAAGCTGAAGGGTTTGGAAGAAATGCTGGAGGTTTACGGAAACAGCGGACAATTCCGGACGACCTTAAATGAACTTCAAAAAGAGTTTAAAACACCTTTTGATATGTTTGAGGCATTAGCCGAATATTATGATAAACAGGAGCTGTCAGGAATCAGCCACAGCCGGATGGCCAGGTATGAGATATTGGAAGGGTTCATTTCCAGTCTGGTACCGGAAAAACGTTCCCTGTACCGGGATCTTTTGGTATATGATCTTTACCTGAGGGAGAATTTAAAAAGCAGGCCTCCTTTTGCGGCGGACCAGGAGCCTTTTAAGGACCAGGTGAGGGCGTTTTTTGAGGCAGAGGCGGCTGGATACCGGTATTTAAAGGAAGGATATGAAGGCTATGAGGCAAGACAGCTTATAAAGATGGCTCATGTAGAGGTATTCCGGGATGGAAGAGCAGTCCTTTTTGATTACAAAAGGCGGGATGCCCTGTCCCATAATGCGGCGGCTTATGAGCTTGGAGTATGGAGAAAGGCTGAAAGAGAAACGTCTTTCAGCCGTTAG
- a CDS encoding deoxycytidylate deaminase: MSGKREDYITWDEYFMGVAALSSKRSKDPSTQVGACIVSQDNKILSMGYNGFPMGCSDDEFPWDRENEKDDPYNAKYFYSTHSELNAILNYRGGSLEGSKLYVTLFPCNECAKAIIQAGIKTIVYGSDKYEGTPAVNASKRMLNAAGVRYYQYQTTGRKIEIEV, encoded by the coding sequence ATGTCGGGAAAAAGAGAAGATTATATTACATGGGATGAATATTTTATGGGAGTAGCGGCTCTTTCCTCAAAGCGTTCCAAGGACCCCAGCACCCAGGTGGGAGCCTGTATTGTGAGCCAGGATAACAAGATTTTGTCCATGGGCTACAACGGTTTTCCCATGGGCTGCTCCGATGATGAGTTCCCATGGGACAGGGAAAATGAGAAGGACGATCCTTATAATGCCAAATATTTCTATTCCACTCACAGTGAATTAAATGCTATTCTGAATTACAGGGGAGGAAGCCTGGAAGGCAGCAAGCTTTATGTGACCCTGTTCCCCTGCAATGAGTGTGCCAAGGCCATTATACAGGCCGGAATTAAAACTATTGTGTATGGTTCGGACAAGTACGAGGGAACTCCGGCAGTCAATGCATCCAAGCGGATGCTCAATGCGGCAGGGGTCCGGTACTATCAGTATCAGACCACAGGAAGAAAGATAGAGATCGAGGTTTGA